The proteins below are encoded in one region of Tomitella fengzijianii:
- a CDS encoding sulfurtransferase, with the protein MPVPVEQNPAFAAYAHPERLVSTEWLSANIGTPGLVVVESDEDVLLYDVGHIPGAVKVDWHLDLNDQVTRDYLDGPAFAELMSSKGIKRDDTIVVYGDKSNWWAAYALWVFTLFGHEDVRLLDGGRDAWLAENREMTFDVPQLPRTEYPAVERDDSQIRAYQSYVRDFLGSGPLVDVRSPEEYTGQRTHMPDYPQEGVLRGGHIPTAVSIPWAKAAAPDGRFRSRDELEEIYAGVKEARQGDDGEIIAYCRIGERSSHTWFVLTHLLGLPNIRNYDGSWTEWGNTVRVPIAAGEEPGAVPSQA; encoded by the coding sequence GTGCCAGTCCCCGTCGAGCAGAATCCGGCCTTCGCCGCCTACGCACACCCGGAGCGACTCGTTTCCACCGAGTGGCTCTCCGCGAACATCGGCACGCCGGGTCTGGTCGTCGTCGAATCGGACGAGGACGTGCTGCTCTACGACGTCGGCCACATCCCCGGCGCCGTCAAGGTGGATTGGCACCTCGACCTCAACGACCAGGTGACGCGCGACTACCTCGACGGGCCCGCCTTCGCCGAGCTGATGAGCAGCAAGGGCATCAAGCGCGACGACACCATCGTCGTCTACGGCGACAAGTCCAACTGGTGGGCCGCCTACGCGCTGTGGGTGTTCACGCTGTTCGGGCACGAGGACGTGCGCCTCCTCGACGGCGGCCGCGACGCGTGGCTGGCGGAGAACCGCGAGATGACCTTCGACGTGCCGCAGCTGCCCCGCACGGAGTACCCGGCGGTGGAGCGCGACGACTCGCAGATCCGCGCCTACCAGAGCTACGTCCGGGACTTCCTCGGCTCGGGGCCGCTCGTGGACGTCCGCTCGCCCGAGGAGTACACGGGCCAGCGCACGCACATGCCCGACTACCCGCAGGAAGGGGTCCTGCGCGGCGGGCACATCCCCACCGCCGTGTCCATCCCGTGGGCGAAGGCCGCCGCGCCCGACGGCCGCTTCCGCTCCCGCGACGAACTCGAGGAGATCTACGCCGGCGTCAAGGAGGCCCGCCAGGGCGACGACGGCGAGATCATCGCCTACTGCCGGATCGGCGAGCGCTCCAGCCACACCTGGTTCGTCCTGACCCACCTGCTGGGCCTGCCGAACATCCGCAACTACGACGGCTCCTGGACCGAATGGGGCAATACGGTGCGCGTGCCCATCGCAGCGGGTGAGGAGCCCGGGGCGGTACCGTCGCAGGCATGA
- a CDS encoding SufE family protein has translation MSIPAALAEIIDDFEDLQGQDKVTLLLEFSQELPPLPAELEEAAMEPVPECQSPLFLRVDAADRQSVRLYFSAPPESPTTRGFAGILYEGLNGSSAEDILGVPDDFYSTLGLEKVVSPLRLRGLSAMLSRVKRNIRESA, from the coding sequence ATGAGCATTCCCGCCGCGCTCGCGGAGATCATCGACGATTTCGAGGATCTCCAGGGGCAGGACAAGGTCACCCTCCTCCTCGAGTTCAGCCAGGAGCTCCCCCCGCTCCCGGCCGAGCTTGAGGAGGCGGCGATGGAGCCCGTGCCCGAGTGCCAGTCGCCTCTGTTCCTGCGGGTCGACGCCGCCGACAGGCAGTCGGTGCGCCTGTATTTCAGCGCTCCCCCGGAGTCCCCCACCACGCGCGGGTTCGCGGGGATCCTCTACGAGGGGCTCAACGGCAGCAGCGCCGAGGACATCCTGGGGGTGCCCGACGACTTCTACTCCACCCTGGGACTCGAGAAGGTGGTCAGCCCGCTGCGGCTGCGCGGATTGTCGGCCATGCTCTCGCGGGTCAAGCGCAACATCCGGGAGTCCGCCTGA
- a CDS encoding acyl-CoA carboxylase subunit epsilon — MSKAGAVVDSQTMVDAEAVDTEAQSAIDEAAAPAGDGDVATAPALLRVVKGNPSPEELAVLVAVVAAASGNGGDGSDDAGPRDMWGDLDDALDGMPRMFSPRAYQSGRFGGR; from the coding sequence GTGTCGAAGGCCGGAGCGGTGGTGGATTCCCAAACTATGGTGGATGCGGAAGCTGTGGATACCGAAGCGCAGAGCGCGATCGACGAGGCCGCCGCGCCGGCCGGTGACGGCGACGTGGCCACGGCTCCGGCGTTGCTCCGGGTCGTGAAGGGCAACCCGTCGCCCGAGGAGCTCGCGGTACTGGTCGCCGTCGTCGCCGCCGCCTCCGGCAATGGCGGTGACGGTTCCGATGATGCGGGTCCGCGTGACATGTGGGGCGATCTCGACGACGCGCTCGACGGCATGCCGCGCATGTTCTCGCCGCGCGCGTACCAATCCGGGAGATTCGGCGGCCGCTGA
- a CDS encoding acetyl/propionyl/methylcrotonyl-CoA carboxylase subunit alpha, giving the protein MPNHSSEKITKVLVANRGEIAVRVIRAAADAGLASVAVYAEPDANAPHVRLADEAFALGGQTSADSYLNIEKLIKAAADSGADAIHPGYGFLSENADFAQAVLDAGLIWIGPSPQSIRDLGDKVTARHIAERAQAPMAAGTKDPVAGADEVVAFAEQHGVPVAIKAAFGGGGRGMKVARTVEEIPELFESATREAVAAFGRGECFVEQYLDKARHVEAQVIADTHGNVVVVGTRDCSLQRRFQKLVEEAPAPFLTDEQRGRIHESAKAICREAGYYGAGTVEYMVQGDTISFLEVNTRLQVEHPVTEETSGIDLVLEQFRIANGDEISIKEDPTPRGHSIEFRINGEDAGRGFLPAPGPVTLFQPPTGPGVRMDSGVETGSVIGGQFDSMLAKLIVTGEDRPQALARARRALAEFTVEGLATVIPFDRAVLDDPAFIGDENGFDIYTKWIETEWVNNVEPFNAPGEAPEDDAERQNVVVEVGGRRLEVSLPGELNLGGNGGGTATAVRRKVKPRKRGAAGNAAVSGDAITAPMQGTVVKIAVEEGQEVASGDLIVVLEAMKMENPVTAHKDGVVTGLAVEPGAAINQGTVLAEIK; this is encoded by the coding sequence GTGCCGAATCACTCCAGTGAAAAGATCACCAAGGTCCTCGTCGCCAACCGTGGCGAGATCGCGGTGCGAGTGATACGAGCGGCAGCCGATGCGGGTCTCGCCAGCGTGGCCGTCTACGCCGAGCCCGACGCCAACGCACCTCACGTCCGCCTCGCCGACGAGGCCTTCGCTCTGGGCGGCCAGACCTCTGCCGATTCGTACCTGAACATCGAAAAGCTCATCAAGGCCGCAGCCGATTCCGGCGCCGACGCCATCCACCCCGGCTACGGGTTCCTGTCCGAGAACGCCGACTTCGCGCAGGCCGTCCTCGACGCCGGCCTGATCTGGATCGGCCCGTCGCCGCAGTCCATCCGCGACCTGGGCGACAAGGTCACCGCCCGGCACATCGCCGAGCGCGCGCAGGCGCCCATGGCCGCGGGCACCAAGGATCCGGTGGCCGGGGCGGACGAGGTCGTCGCCTTCGCCGAGCAGCACGGCGTCCCCGTGGCCATCAAGGCGGCGTTCGGCGGCGGCGGGCGCGGCATGAAGGTCGCGCGCACCGTCGAGGAGATCCCCGAGCTGTTCGAGTCGGCCACCCGTGAGGCGGTCGCAGCCTTCGGCCGCGGCGAGTGCTTCGTCGAGCAGTACCTGGACAAGGCCCGCCACGTCGAGGCCCAGGTGATCGCCGATACGCACGGCAACGTCGTCGTGGTCGGCACCCGCGACTGCTCCCTGCAGCGCCGCTTCCAGAAGCTGGTCGAGGAGGCGCCCGCGCCGTTCCTGACCGATGAGCAGCGCGGCCGCATCCACGAGTCCGCCAAGGCCATCTGCCGCGAGGCCGGCTACTACGGCGCCGGCACCGTGGAGTACATGGTGCAGGGCGACACGATCAGCTTCCTCGAGGTCAACACGCGCCTGCAGGTGGAGCACCCCGTCACGGAAGAGACCTCCGGCATCGACCTGGTGCTCGAGCAGTTCCGCATCGCCAACGGCGACGAGATCTCCATCAAGGAGGATCCCACCCCGCGCGGGCACTCCATCGAGTTCCGCATCAACGGCGAGGACGCCGGCCGCGGCTTCCTGCCCGCCCCCGGCCCCGTCACCCTGTTCCAGCCGCCCACGGGCCCCGGGGTCCGCATGGACTCAGGCGTGGAGACCGGCAGCGTGATCGGCGGCCAGTTCGACTCGATGCTCGCCAAGCTCATCGTCACCGGCGAAGACCGCCCGCAGGCCCTGGCCCGCGCCCGCCGCGCACTGGCCGAGTTCACGGTGGAGGGTCTGGCCACGGTGATCCCGTTCGACCGCGCAGTGCTGGACGACCCGGCCTTCATCGGCGACGAGAACGGCTTCGACATCTACACCAAGTGGATCGAGACCGAGTGGGTCAACAACGTCGAGCCCTTCAACGCGCCCGGTGAGGCGCCGGAGGACGACGCCGAGCGGCAGAACGTCGTTGTCGAGGTCGGCGGCCGCCGCCTCGAGGTGTCGCTGCCCGGCGAGCTGAACCTCGGCGGCAACGGCGGCGGCACCGCGACCGCCGTGCGCCGCAAGGTCAAGCCCCGCAAGCGCGGCGCCGCCGGCAACGCCGCCGTGTCGGGTGACGCGATCACCGCCCCCATGCAGGGCACCGTCGTCAAGATCGCAGTCGAGGAGGGCCAGGAGGTCGCCTCCGGCGACCTGATCGTGGTGCTCGAGGCGATGAAGATGGAGAACCCGGTGACCGCGCACAAGGACGGCGTCGTCACCGGCCTGGCCGTCGAGCCGGGTGCTGCCATCAACCAGGGCACCGTGCTGGCCGAGATCAAGTAG
- a CDS encoding GtrA family protein, with protein MAYVDTVMGMIPQPFRDLALRHAEFIKFAIVGGTTFVVDLAIFYCLKLTILEPKPVTAKIISGVLAMILSYFLNRQWSFRSRGGRHISSEAVLFFIVSGIGVVLSFAPLWVSRYGLHLNAEHYSLTVENIADFVSAYIIGNLLQMAFRFWAMRRWVFPHEDGTTEIDVSEPGPPDLPEPRLTPRG; from the coding sequence GTGGCCTATGTCGACACCGTGATGGGGATGATCCCGCAGCCGTTCCGGGACCTCGCGCTGCGCCACGCCGAGTTCATCAAGTTCGCCATCGTCGGAGGTACCACCTTCGTCGTCGACCTGGCGATCTTCTACTGCCTCAAGCTCACGATCCTCGAGCCCAAGCCGGTCACCGCCAAAATCATCTCCGGCGTGCTGGCCATGATCCTGTCGTACTTCCTCAATCGGCAGTGGTCGTTCCGCTCCCGCGGCGGTCGGCACATCAGCTCCGAGGCGGTGCTGTTCTTCATCGTCAGCGGGATCGGCGTGGTGCTGAGCTTCGCGCCGCTGTGGGTGTCCCGCTACGGGCTGCACCTGAACGCCGAGCACTATTCGCTCACGGTCGAGAACATCGCGGACTTCGTCAGCGCCTACATCATCGGCAACCTGCTGCAGATGGCCTTCCGGTTCTGGGCCATGCGGCGCTGGGTGTTCCCGCACGAGGACGGGACCACCGAGATCGACGTGTCCGAACCCGGCCCGCCGGACCTCCCCGAGCCGCGGCTCACGCCGCGAGGCTGA
- a CDS encoding DUF2784 domain-containing protein, which yields MYVALVAVSAALHFAFIGYLLCGGFIAWRHPRTIWLHLIAAAWAVCITVIPYLECPLTLIERWARDGGGMDPLPDGGFIAYYITGVFYPRGAAGIAEIAAALVVAASWAGFAVVQSQRRAPASVQSRDDRSAPHRPHE from the coding sequence GTGTACGTGGCACTGGTGGCCGTGTCGGCGGCCCTGCACTTCGCTTTCATCGGGTACCTGCTGTGCGGCGGGTTCATCGCCTGGCGCCATCCCCGCACGATCTGGCTGCACCTGATCGCCGCCGCGTGGGCGGTCTGCATCACGGTCATCCCGTACCTCGAATGCCCGCTGACGCTGATCGAGCGCTGGGCCCGCGACGGCGGGGGCATGGATCCGCTGCCGGACGGCGGGTTCATCGCCTACTACATCACCGGCGTGTTCTATCCGCGCGGTGCGGCCGGCATCGCCGAGATCGCGGCGGCGCTCGTCGTCGCCGCGTCGTGGGCGGGCTTCGCGGTCGTGCAGTCGCAGCGCCGCGCACCGGCCTCCGTCCAATCCCGCGACGACCGGTCGGCCCCGCACCGACCGCACGAGTGA
- a CDS encoding Maf family protein, translated as MASPVAARPGDPGPDGAVAPVLFVLASASPARLSVLRAAGVEPSVRVSSVDEDAVASALPEQTGPAEVVAALARAKAVDVADGLAVQARDADAPAHTVIVGCDSMLHIDGRLQGKPHTVEAARERWATMAGRSGDLLTGHCLLRIADGRVIAEAEGVCSTTVRFGTPSQAELEAYLASREPLEVAGAFTLDGLGGWFVDSLEGDPSSVIGIGLPLVRTLLRDVGLDVAQLWAGNAR; from the coding sequence ATGGCATCGCCCGTCGCCGCCCGCCCGGGTGATCCCGGCCCGGACGGCGCCGTCGCGCCCGTCCTGTTCGTCCTCGCATCCGCCTCCCCCGCGCGTCTGTCGGTGTTGCGCGCGGCGGGGGTGGAACCGTCGGTGCGGGTCTCCTCGGTGGATGAGGACGCTGTCGCATCCGCCTTGCCGGAGCAGACCGGCCCCGCCGAAGTCGTCGCGGCGCTCGCCCGCGCGAAGGCGGTCGACGTGGCCGACGGTCTCGCCGTGCAGGCGCGCGACGCCGACGCCCCGGCCCACACGGTGATCGTCGGTTGCGACTCGATGCTGCACATCGACGGCCGCCTGCAGGGCAAGCCGCACACCGTGGAGGCCGCACGCGAACGTTGGGCCACGATGGCCGGGCGCAGCGGCGACCTTCTCACGGGGCACTGCCTGCTGCGGATCGCGGACGGGCGCGTGATTGCCGAGGCGGAGGGCGTCTGCTCCACCACAGTGCGGTTCGGCACGCCCTCGCAGGCGGAGCTCGAGGCGTATCTGGCGTCCCGCGAACCGCTCGAGGTGGCCGGGGCCTTCACGCTCGACGGCCTCGGCGGCTGGTTCGTCGACTCGCTCGAGGGCGACCCGTCCAGCGTCATCGGCATCGGCTTGCCGCTGGTCCGCACGCTCCTGCGCGACGTGGGTCTCGACGTCGCGCAACTGTGGGCGGGCAACGCCCGCTGA
- a CDS encoding cupin domain-containing protein has product MPESEETMPAPEATTSGSETASPGTAPRVLTMTDHHGLIDAVAPRGARPGVKRIMVADGARVIVFRFAAGQILAEHKAAFPILVQSIDGHIEFTADGRTVDLHPGDVAHLSARLLHEVRAVTDATLLLTMLDPAAATGEE; this is encoded by the coding sequence ATGCCCGAATCCGAGGAAACCATGCCCGCCCCTGAGGCGACGACGTCCGGCTCCGAGACGGCCTCGCCCGGCACTGCGCCCCGGGTCCTCACGATGACCGACCACCACGGGCTGATCGACGCCGTGGCGCCGCGCGGCGCGCGCCCGGGCGTCAAGCGCATCATGGTCGCCGACGGCGCCCGCGTGATCGTCTTCCGGTTCGCCGCCGGCCAGATCCTCGCCGAGCACAAGGCCGCGTTCCCGATTCTGGTGCAGTCCATCGACGGGCACATCGAGTTCACCGCCGACGGCCGCACCGTGGACCTGCATCCCGGCGACGTCGCACACCTGTCGGCCCGGCTGTTGCACGAGGTGCGGGCCGTCACCGACGCCACGCTGCTGCTGACCATGCTCGACCCGGCCGCGGCCACCGGCGAGGAGTAG
- a CDS encoding DUF6578 domain-containing protein, which yields MPGWVFDDRSLTPPDRGDLLDVELTFDPAGQTPSPCERAVQAIARPMFGHAPRNRPGGRLRWPHEVIGDGWSAEWLSEQPLAGRVELTGTLVVGVGWTSSSNAARVRGRVRRVRLVEQRFEHVERGIRAVDGTERLTEVEFTPRRFWSDLVVEEDGFRATGVLVDLDVHDVPAAKPEFVAGAVSVAGPDVWVMDRSDPVLLHIDTRPSPPRVVEYLLPLTIEPPVDQWTRRVHADRDGCWITSRYEVFRCDRDDDGTLTVERVCTEGGSTVFFDGQLFLIGHLRPKLSKDPRYGAVRIEGDAHRLRVLDEERRFVPVADPATIAEVTAQWGRADSARGTDGTEWRAVGMLTAQSPDGTRRRIDLDVRTRGTVRWVRPDPLTDPANADIVARISFPPPRAAT from the coding sequence GTGCCCGGTTGGGTTTTCGATGACCGCTCGCTCACCCCGCCCGATCGCGGAGACCTCCTCGACGTCGAGTTGACGTTCGACCCCGCCGGGCAGACACCCTCGCCGTGTGAGCGCGCCGTGCAGGCCATCGCGCGGCCGATGTTCGGGCACGCCCCCCGCAACCGACCCGGCGGTCGACTGCGCTGGCCCCACGAAGTGATCGGTGACGGATGGTCCGCCGAGTGGCTGTCTGAGCAGCCACTGGCCGGACGGGTCGAACTCACCGGAACGCTCGTCGTCGGTGTCGGCTGGACGTCGTCAAGCAACGCAGCGCGGGTGCGCGGCCGGGTGCGGCGGGTCCGGCTCGTCGAGCAGCGCTTCGAGCACGTCGAACGAGGGATACGCGCCGTGGACGGCACCGAGCGGCTGACCGAGGTCGAGTTCACCCCGCGCCGCTTCTGGTCGGACCTGGTTGTAGAAGAGGACGGTTTCCGGGCGACGGGCGTGCTGGTCGACCTGGACGTCCACGACGTGCCGGCGGCGAAGCCGGAGTTCGTCGCCGGCGCGGTTTCCGTCGCCGGGCCCGACGTGTGGGTGATGGACCGGTCGGATCCGGTCCTGCTGCACATCGACACGAGGCCGTCGCCGCCGCGAGTGGTCGAGTACCTGTTGCCGCTGACCATCGAGCCGCCGGTGGACCAGTGGACCCGCAGGGTTCACGCCGACCGTGACGGGTGCTGGATCACCTCCCGCTACGAGGTGTTCCGGTGCGATCGCGACGACGACGGGACGCTGACCGTGGAACGTGTCTGCACGGAGGGTGGCAGCACCGTTTTCTTCGACGGGCAGCTTTTCCTGATTGGTCACCTGCGTCCTAAACTGAGCAAGGACCCCCGCTACGGCGCCGTGCGCATCGAGGGCGACGCCCACCGGCTGCGGGTGCTCGACGAGGAGCGGCGGTTCGTCCCCGTCGCGGATCCGGCCACCATCGCCGAGGTCACGGCGCAGTGGGGGCGAGCCGACTCGGCGCGCGGGACCGACGGCACGGAGTGGAGGGCCGTGGGCATGCTCACCGCGCAATCCCCGGACGGCACGCGTCGGCGCATCGACCTCGATGTGCGAACCCGTGGCACTGTGCGCTGGGTTCGGCCGGACCCGCTGACGGATCCGGCCAACGCCGACATCGTCGCGAGGATCTCGTTTCCGCCGCCGCGCGCCGCAACATAG
- a CDS encoding biotin--[acetyl-CoA-carboxylase] ligase — translation MYGDLGRPPLDERGLRRSLAGAVDAPWSGLEVLAETGSTNADLLERIARDRRPESLDRTVLLAEQQVAGRGRHRRSFECAPQSQVLMSTVLRLPGIPPDRIGWLPLLTGVAVVDALREVAEVDARLKWPNDVLVGDRKVAGILAEVASPAARPGAPYVPMIVVGVGLNVSQSADELPVPTATSLAVEGAACVDRNTLVRAMLRNLASRTHRWQGLRGESPELTADYLRHCSTVGREVRALLPGGDAHVGRATGIDERGCLLIDAGSAGPVAVAAGDVEHVRPAPAPGAG, via the coding sequence ATGTACGGGGATCTGGGACGGCCGCCGCTGGACGAGCGCGGCCTGCGGCGGAGCCTGGCGGGCGCGGTGGACGCGCCGTGGTCGGGTCTCGAGGTGCTCGCGGAGACAGGCTCGACCAACGCGGACCTGCTCGAGCGCATCGCGCGGGACCGGCGTCCCGAATCGCTGGATCGGACGGTGCTGCTGGCCGAGCAGCAAGTGGCGGGCCGTGGGCGGCATCGGCGGTCGTTCGAGTGCGCGCCGCAATCCCAGGTTCTGATGTCGACGGTGCTGCGCCTGCCCGGAATCCCCCCGGACCGGATCGGCTGGCTGCCGCTGCTCACCGGGGTCGCCGTGGTCGACGCGCTCCGCGAGGTGGCGGAGGTCGACGCGCGGCTCAAGTGGCCGAACGACGTTCTCGTCGGCGACAGGAAAGTGGCCGGGATCCTCGCCGAGGTCGCCTCGCCCGCCGCCCGACCGGGTGCGCCGTACGTCCCGATGATCGTCGTGGGGGTGGGTCTCAACGTCTCGCAGTCGGCCGACGAGCTGCCGGTCCCCACCGCGACGTCGCTGGCGGTCGAGGGCGCCGCGTGCGTGGATCGCAACACACTGGTCCGGGCGATGCTGCGCAACCTGGCCTCGCGGACGCACCGTTGGCAGGGGCTGCGCGGCGAATCCCCGGAGCTGACCGCGGACTACCTGCGCCACTGCAGCACGGTGGGACGCGAGGTGCGGGCGCTGCTGCCCGGCGGCGACGCGCACGTCGGCCGCGCGACGGGCATCGACGAGCGCGGCTGCCTGCTCATCGACGCGGGGTCGGCGGGGCCCGTGGCGGTGGCGGCGGGCGACGTCGAGCATGTGCGCCCGGCCCCCGCGCCGGGCGCGGGCTGA
- a CDS encoding PH domain-containing protein — MAYPESVLEPGETVLWHRNPHWKSVLPAALLLPVLTGVAGICGGLIERHAGPGVSAVLYSVLAVAWCAAVWWRCVLPWLRWRSTHFVVTDRRVMVRQGVFSRSGFELELERVSDVRYRRSFSERLLGAGTLVLRSSSAEPLEFAGMPGARRVQRLIREEAGWS, encoded by the coding sequence ATGGCCTACCCCGAGAGCGTCCTGGAACCGGGCGAGACGGTGCTGTGGCACCGGAATCCGCACTGGAAGTCGGTCCTGCCTGCGGCCCTGCTGCTGCCGGTGCTGACGGGCGTCGCGGGCATCTGCGGCGGCCTGATCGAGCGGCATGCGGGCCCGGGTGTCTCCGCGGTGCTCTACAGCGTTCTCGCGGTGGCGTGGTGCGCGGCGGTGTGGTGGCGGTGCGTGCTGCCGTGGCTGCGGTGGCGGTCGACGCACTTCGTCGTCACGGACCGGCGCGTCATGGTCCGCCAGGGGGTGTTCTCGCGCTCCGGGTTCGAGCTGGAACTGGAACGGGTCAGCGACGTCCGCTATCGCCGGTCGTTCTCGGAGCGGCTGCTGGGCGCGGGGACCCTGGTGCTGCGTTCATCTTCTGCGGAGCCGTTGGAGTTCGCCGGGATGCCCGGGGCGCGACGCGTGCAGCGGCTCATCCGCGAGGAGGCGGGCTGGAGCTGA
- a CDS encoding acyl-CoA carboxylase subunit beta, translating to MTSATDSTTGAAAPQDPAAIDIHTTAGKLADLRNRLAEAQQPVGAAAIEKQHAKGKLTARERIQELLDDGSFVEIDALARHRSTNFGLDANRPTGDGVVTGYGTIDGREVCIFSQDVTVFGGSLGEVYGEKIVKVMDLALKTGRPLIGINEGAGARIQEGVVSLGLYGEIFYRNVQASGVIPQISLIMGPNAGGHVYSPALTDFIVMVDKTSQMFVTGPDVIKTVTGEDVTMDELGGANTHMATSGVAHYVAPDEQDALDYVKELVGYLPDNNRSEPPRYPAPNPVETSVEDSVTATDLELDSLIPDSPNQPYDMHGVIERLVDDEEFLEVQAGRATNIIVGFARIDGRSVGIVANQPTQFAGTLDIDASEKAARFVRTCDAFNIPIVTLVDVPGFLPGTEQEYGGIIRRGAKLLFAYGEATVGKITVITRKAYGGAYDVMGSKHMGADVNIAWPTAQIAVMGASGAVGFVYRKELKAAEAEGKDVDAVRLDLQQEYEDTLVNPYVAAERGYLDAVIPPSHTRAYIAKSLRLLERKSVSLPPKKHGNIPL from the coding sequence ATGACCAGTGCGACAGACTCGACGACGGGCGCCGCGGCCCCACAGGACCCGGCCGCCATCGACATCCACACGACCGCGGGCAAACTCGCGGACCTGCGCAACCGGCTCGCGGAGGCCCAGCAGCCGGTCGGCGCGGCCGCCATTGAGAAGCAGCACGCGAAGGGCAAGCTCACCGCCCGCGAACGCATCCAGGAGCTGCTGGACGACGGTTCGTTCGTGGAGATCGACGCGCTCGCCCGGCACCGATCGACGAACTTCGGCCTGGACGCCAACCGCCCCACCGGCGACGGCGTGGTCACCGGCTACGGCACCATCGACGGGCGCGAGGTCTGCATCTTCAGCCAGGACGTGACCGTCTTCGGCGGCAGCCTCGGCGAGGTCTACGGCGAGAAGATCGTCAAGGTCATGGACCTTGCGCTCAAGACCGGCCGGCCGCTGATCGGCATCAATGAGGGCGCCGGCGCCCGCATCCAGGAGGGCGTGGTCTCCCTGGGCCTGTACGGCGAGATCTTCTACCGCAACGTGCAGGCCTCCGGCGTGATCCCGCAGATCTCGCTGATCATGGGACCCAACGCGGGCGGGCACGTCTACTCCCCGGCGCTGACCGACTTCATCGTCATGGTCGACAAGACCAGCCAGATGTTCGTCACCGGCCCGGACGTCATCAAGACAGTCACCGGCGAAGACGTCACCATGGACGAGCTCGGCGGCGCGAACACCCACATGGCCACCTCCGGCGTGGCGCACTACGTGGCGCCCGACGAGCAGGACGCGCTCGACTACGTCAAGGAGCTGGTGGGCTACCTGCCCGACAACAACCGTTCCGAGCCGCCGCGCTACCCGGCGCCCAACCCGGTGGAGACGTCGGTCGAGGATTCCGTGACCGCCACCGACCTCGAACTCGACTCGCTCATCCCCGACTCCCCCAACCAGCCGTACGACATGCACGGGGTCATCGAGCGGCTGGTCGATGACGAGGAGTTCCTCGAGGTCCAGGCGGGCCGCGCCACCAACATCATCGTGGGCTTCGCGCGCATCGACGGCCGCTCCGTCGGCATCGTCGCCAACCAGCCGACGCAGTTCGCCGGCACGCTCGACATCGACGCCTCCGAGAAGGCCGCCCGCTTCGTGCGCACGTGCGACGCCTTCAACATCCCCATCGTCACCCTGGTGGACGTGCCCGGCTTCCTGCCGGGCACCGAGCAGGAGTACGGCGGCATCATCCGGCGCGGCGCCAAGCTGCTGTTCGCCTACGGCGAGGCCACGGTCGGCAAGATCACCGTCATCACGCGCAAGGCTTACGGCGGCGCCTACGACGTCATGGGGTCAAAGCACATGGGCGCCGACGTCAACATCGCCTGGCCGACGGCCCAGATCGCCGTCATGGGCGCGTCGGGCGCGGTGGGCTTCGTCTACCGCAAGGAGCTCAAGGCCGCCGAGGCCGAGGGCAAGGACGTCGACGCGGTGCGCCTGGATCTCCAGCAGGAGTACGAGGACACGTTGGTCAACCCGTACGTCGCCGCCGAGCGCGGTTACCTGGACGCGGTGATCCCGCCCTCGCACACCCGCGCCTACATCGCCAAGTCGCTGCGGCTGCTCGAACGCAAGTCGGTCAGCCTGCCGCCCAAGAAGCATGGGAACATTCCACTGTGA